The following are encoded together in the uncultured Sphaerochaeta sp. genome:
- a CDS encoding FMN-binding protein — MWWKILLIIIGVIGAGMGIFMAWDSANRKEAKALTFSELDFSNLQDGTYIGEFIGTTSHIRDTKVELVVEGGNVQSMTILKGAIPVENKAVAFKNGITINDLFQSVLEQKRLDVDVISGATVTSKTHLKALEQALLQAQK; from the coding sequence ATGTGGTGGAAAATACTTTTAATCATCATCGGTGTTATTGGTGCCGGAATGGGTATCTTCATGGCGTGGGATTCAGCTAACAGAAAGGAAGCTAAAGCCCTGACCTTTTCAGAACTAGACTTTTCAAATTTGCAGGATGGTACCTATATAGGGGAGTTCATAGGAACAACCTCACATATTAGGGACACAAAGGTTGAACTCGTAGTTGAGGGTGGAAATGTGCAGAGTATGACGATCCTGAAGGGAGCTATCCCTGTCGAGAACAAAGCAGTAGCATTTAAGAATGGTATTACCATTAATGACCTATTCCAATCTGTACTGGAACAGAAGCGATTGGATGTTGATGTGATTAGTGGAGCAACAGTAACCTCCAAGACACATCTAAAGGCATTGGAACAGGCTCTTCTGCAGGCTCAGAAATAA
- a CDS encoding sulfite exporter TauE/SafE family protein, which translates to MLLLSVFSIVFVGAFLQANIGFGFPIITMIFFPSLFPFSTAVTLNQIIAIGSTGFLTIRYWKSIQWKVLIPLLVSSLLVGAIVIVSSLQVESRVLTGILGFFLMALSLYFACLSKKIVLQASPMNGLLMGIVAGLGNGLFGIGGPPVALYLFAAVKDKKHYLATIQAYFLVCNIQSILIRSYHGAFEISHIPIILIGWVAIAVGTYVGLLLFKRTPDYLLKRIVYMFVGASGLWIALQQFFLVS; encoded by the coding sequence GTGTTGCTTCTCAGCGTATTTTCCATTGTCTTTGTTGGGGCTTTTCTACAAGCAAATATTGGGTTTGGATTTCCAATTATTACTATGATTTTCTTTCCTTCATTGTTTCCATTCTCAACTGCTGTGACACTTAATCAGATTATTGCAATCGGCAGTACTGGTTTTCTCACTATCAGGTATTGGAAGTCGATTCAATGGAAAGTGCTCATTCCCTTGTTGGTTTCCAGTTTGCTTGTTGGTGCCATTGTGATCGTATCCAGTCTCCAGGTAGAAAGCCGTGTCCTTACTGGAATCCTCGGTTTCTTTCTCATGGCATTGTCCCTGTATTTTGCATGCCTCAGTAAGAAAATTGTTTTACAGGCATCCCCAATGAACGGGCTTTTAATGGGTATTGTTGCTGGATTGGGTAATGGGTTGTTTGGTATTGGTGGTCCTCCTGTGGCTTTGTATCTTTTTGCTGCAGTGAAAGACAAGAAACACTATCTAGCGACCATCCAGGCATACTTTCTGGTATGCAATATCCAGAGTATTCTGATCAGAAGTTATCATGGAGCATTTGAGATATCGCACATACCCATCATTCTCATTGGATGGGTGGCTATCGCTGTTGGTACCTATGTTGGGCTGCTTCTTTTTAAGCGGACCCCCGATTATCTTCTCAAGCGAATAGTCTATATGTTCGTTGGTGCAAGTGGTCTTTGGATAGCACTACAACAATTCTTTCTTGTTTCCTAA
- a CDS encoding GNAT family N-acetyltransferase, with protein MQNIRTVLPQDIPYLYSIALKTAFAGLDGTPYFNDPWCVGHYYAAPYLFYEPELCFMALDENGTPAGYIVGTSDTAAYTSWLQKTWLPPLQEQYTHQQSFKSEAEESVIRTLLKGPGQGMWQNLGYPAHLHIDLLPQLQGKGLGRSLMETFITKVQEKGVPGIHLGVDGRNTRAYGFYERMGFTILEQQSWGSVFGRQLS; from the coding sequence ATGCAGAACATCAGAACAGTATTACCACAGGATATTCCGTATCTATATTCCATAGCTCTCAAGACCGCCTTTGCAGGACTTGATGGTACCCCATATTTCAATGACCCGTGGTGTGTCGGCCACTACTATGCAGCTCCCTATTTATTCTATGAACCAGAACTCTGTTTCATGGCGCTCGATGAGAATGGGACCCCCGCTGGATATATTGTAGGAACCAGTGACACTGCAGCGTATACTTCATGGCTCCAGAAAACCTGGCTTCCTCCCCTACAGGAACAGTATACACATCAACAATCGTTCAAGAGTGAAGCAGAAGAGAGCGTAATTAGAACACTACTCAAAGGACCTGGACAAGGGATGTGGCAAAACTTGGGGTATCCAGCACATCTACACATCGACCTGCTCCCACAGTTGCAAGGAAAAGGTCTTGGGCGGAGCCTCATGGAAACCTTTATAACTAAAGTACAGGAAAAGGGTGTCCCAGGCATCCACCTTGGAGTGGATGGGAGGAACACCCGAGCGTATGGTTTTTATGAGAGGATGGGATTTACCATCCTCGAACAACAGAGCTGGGGCTCGGTTTTCGGAAGACAGTTGTCCTAG
- a CDS encoding FAD:protein FMN transferase, whose product MEQLLSRFIDSSDVSNINHAAGKTMVPVSESTFTVIKQAAVLFEKTEKRFDITIGPLVNLWDFKNRHTIPPLVEIQNTLAYVNAQDILLDERRKRVGLRRCGQCLDLGGIAKGYAADQVKRIALDHGITSSYLNLGGTIVVIGNKPDGKPWRVGVRHPRKNDSLLGVLQVASTSMVTSGDYERFFYDEQGKRRHHIIDPKTGYSAESDLISVTVVCENPTLADVLATTLCIVGSSNIAYFKEQFPEVEVIAVDRDGSLIVTNQIAECFYTN is encoded by the coding sequence TTGGAACAACTCCTCAGTCGATTCATTGATTCGAGTGATGTATCAAACATCAATCATGCAGCCGGGAAAACCATGGTACCGGTTTCTGAGTCAACCTTCACAGTGATCAAGCAAGCTGCTGTTCTGTTTGAGAAAACGGAGAAACGGTTTGATATCACCATTGGGCCACTTGTTAATCTATGGGATTTCAAGAATCGGCATACCATTCCTCCACTGGTAGAGATACAGAATACCCTCGCCTATGTTAATGCCCAGGATATCCTGTTGGATGAACGTCGAAAGCGTGTGGGTTTACGTAGGTGCGGGCAATGTCTGGATTTGGGTGGTATTGCGAAGGGGTATGCAGCAGACCAGGTAAAACGTATCGCTTTGGACCATGGAATTACTTCATCTTATCTTAATCTGGGAGGAACTATCGTAGTCATCGGTAATAAGCCAGATGGAAAACCTTGGAGAGTAGGGGTACGGCATCCGCGGAAAAATGATTCATTGCTTGGTGTGTTGCAAGTGGCTTCAACCTCGATGGTGACAAGCGGTGATTATGAGCGATTCTTCTACGATGAACAAGGCAAACGAAGGCATCATATTATCGATCCAAAGACAGGTTACAGTGCAGAATCGGATTTGATCAGTGTCACGGTAGTCTGTGAAAATCCTACTCTTGCTGATGTACTGGCAACTACTCTCTGTATAGTAGGAAGCAGTAACATAGCATATTTCAAAGAACAATTTCCCGAGGTGGAAGTCATCGCAGTTGATCGGGATGGATCGCTTATTGTGACTAACCAAATTGCTGAGTGCTTCTATACGAATTGA
- a CDS encoding lactate utilization protein, translating into MDANVKMNRTLQVERTIKALKKNNIDARFLETIDEVVPSVTSLLTKGESVAVGGSVTLKETGLLDLLRNGDYTFYDRYKPGLDKEEITEVMHKSFFVDTYLASANAVTEHGELYCVDGTSNRVAALLYGPKQVILVVSWNKIVPDLVSAILRVKQLAAPSNARRLDTGAYCVESGKCINAHCDANNLMALTAGACEHTICSNYVVFSHQQIAGRMKVLIIGESLGY; encoded by the coding sequence ATGGATGCAAATGTAAAAATGAATCGTACCTTGCAGGTTGAACGGACCATCAAGGCACTCAAGAAAAACAATATCGATGCTCGTTTCCTTGAAACAATAGATGAGGTTGTTCCATCTGTCACGTCGCTTCTCACAAAAGGAGAAAGTGTTGCAGTTGGAGGGTCTGTGACCCTCAAGGAAACCGGCCTCCTCGATCTTCTGAGAAATGGAGACTACACTTTTTATGACCGGTATAAACCTGGGCTCGACAAAGAGGAAATCACTGAAGTTATGCACAAGAGTTTCTTTGTTGACACCTATCTTGCCAGTGCCAATGCCGTTACGGAACATGGGGAACTGTACTGTGTTGATGGAACCAGTAATAGGGTTGCAGCCCTGCTGTATGGCCCAAAGCAGGTAATCCTTGTTGTCTCATGGAATAAGATCGTTCCAGATTTGGTAAGTGCCATCCTCAGGGTCAAACAGCTTGCAGCCCCCTCCAACGCCAGGAGATTGGATACCGGAGCATATTGCGTGGAGAGCGGGAAATGCATCAATGCTCACTGCGATGCGAACAACCTGATGGCTCTCACCGCTGGAGCGTGTGAACATACCATCTGTTCAAACTATGTGGTGTTCAGTCACCAGCAAATAGCAGGAAGAATGAAGGTTCTCATCATCGGTGAGAGTCTCGGATACTGA
- a CDS encoding MBL fold metallo-hydrolase — MHITFFGAAQQVTGSCTLVEVNGKYLLVDCGLPQGNDEKESGMSLPFDAHAIDYVFLTHAHIDHSGRIPLLVKEGFEGKIFCTAATVDLCEIMLADSGHIHEMEAEWRSRKAKRAGKKGVEPLYTVEDAKDSMGFFTPCDYEKVCTIDEGIKVRFNDAGHLLGSSSIEMWLSEGKENRKLVFSGDIGNFNQPLIKDPDYIDSADFVVMESTYGNRVHKKPENAVGNSVPTHVRAQELADIIERTFKRGGNVIIPAFAVGRTQEMLYLLRVIIEKKLSPTVHEIPVFVDSPLSVKATHVFAGNLFGYMDDETMELVNKGINPILFPSLVTITDVEGSKALNRRKESCVIISSSGMCEAGRIKHHLKHNLWRSECTVLFSGYQAGGTLGRSILEGARHVTIFGEQIDVRCEVNELHGISGHADQEGLVKWLTSFQKEPRRVFIVHGDKEVAPWFASYVSRTLGIKAYAPKVLERFDLLKEESLPLAEPMEEIMLPYFRELHEALEELKKQEANLLSVVQRLEQAGKEKNIEEKRAQRLTNAINRLASDLEYLKIKWGVDAD, encoded by the coding sequence ATGCATATAACGTTTTTCGGAGCAGCACAGCAGGTAACTGGTAGTTGCACGCTGGTGGAGGTGAACGGTAAGTATTTGCTTGTCGATTGTGGTCTGCCCCAGGGCAATGATGAGAAAGAATCGGGGATGAGTCTTCCTTTTGATGCTCATGCCATTGACTATGTGTTCTTGACCCATGCCCATATTGACCACAGTGGACGTATTCCCTTGCTGGTTAAGGAGGGCTTCGAGGGCAAGATTTTCTGCACTGCCGCAACAGTGGACTTGTGTGAGATCATGCTTGCAGATAGCGGGCACATCCACGAGATGGAGGCTGAATGGAGAAGCCGGAAAGCAAAGCGTGCAGGCAAGAAGGGGGTAGAGCCTCTGTATACTGTGGAGGACGCAAAGGATTCCATGGGTTTCTTTACTCCTTGCGACTATGAGAAGGTCTGTACAATCGATGAGGGTATCAAGGTGCGATTCAATGATGCAGGGCACCTTCTTGGCTCTTCTTCCATTGAAATGTGGCTCAGTGAAGGAAAGGAGAATCGTAAACTCGTATTTTCGGGAGATATCGGTAATTTTAACCAGCCCCTGATCAAGGACCCAGACTATATTGATAGTGCGGATTTCGTAGTGATGGAGTCCACCTATGGAAACCGGGTACATAAGAAACCAGAGAATGCAGTTGGTAATTCTGTTCCCACTCATGTAAGGGCGCAAGAGCTCGCAGATATCATTGAGCGAACTTTCAAACGTGGCGGAAATGTGATCATCCCCGCTTTTGCTGTAGGGAGAACGCAGGAGATGCTCTATTTATTGAGAGTCATCATTGAGAAAAAGCTTTCCCCAACAGTCCATGAGATACCTGTATTTGTGGATAGCCCGCTATCGGTGAAGGCAACTCATGTGTTTGCGGGAAACTTGTTTGGCTATATGGATGATGAAACCATGGAGCTGGTGAACAAGGGCATCAATCCCATTCTTTTCCCCTCTCTGGTAACCATCACAGACGTAGAAGGGTCCAAGGCGTTGAATCGGCGCAAGGAAAGTTGTGTGATCATTAGCTCCAGTGGTATGTGTGAGGCGGGAAGGATCAAACACCACTTGAAGCATAACTTGTGGAGAAGTGAATGTACGGTTCTCTTTAGCGGGTATCAGGCAGGTGGAACGCTTGGACGTTCCATTCTAGAGGGAGCAAGGCATGTTACCATCTTTGGTGAACAGATTGATGTACGTTGTGAAGTGAATGAATTACATGGCATCAGCGGCCATGCCGACCAGGAAGGCTTGGTGAAATGGCTTACCAGCTTCCAGAAAGAGCCAAGACGAGTCTTCATTGTCCATGGGGATAAGGAAGTAGCCCCTTGGTTTGCTTCCTATGTATCCAGAACACTGGGTATCAAGGCCTATGCACCTAAGGTCCTGGAACGGTTTGATTTACTTAAAGAGGAGTCTCTGCCTCTTGCTGAGCCTATGGAAGAGATCATGCTTCCATACTTCAGGGAGCTCCATGAGGCTTTGGAGGAGCTGAAAAAGCAGGAAGCAAATCTACTCTCGGTTGTACAACGTTTGGAGCAGGCAGGGAAGGAGAAAAACATTGAAGAGAAACGTGCCCAGCGACTCACCAATGCGATCAACAGGCTTGCCAGTGACTTGGAGTATTTAAAGATCAAATGGGGAGTGGATGCTGACTAG
- a CDS encoding MFS transporter: protein MPSLATMLKVKREDVPLMYTIYLAFLTSGMMSTMIGALLPFMKEEYQLSYVLSGAVISAHQVGNFIALLVAGYLPYIIGRKRSTITLSLGIVIGFLLITITGNPLLLLLAFAFTGIGRGTNSNITNVVMSEISENKGAGLNLLHASFAIGAFLAPFIVILSTTPFGVHWRVSAWFLVLVELLVLIFLSRSSLSGKPKRKEVGQQSHAFMKSGRFWLNTFILFFYLCSEASVIGWLVTYFIDTG, encoded by the coding sequence ATGCCTTCCCTTGCTACAATGCTCAAGGTCAAACGTGAAGACGTGCCCTTGATGTATACGATATATCTTGCATTTCTTACCAGTGGAATGATGAGTACGATGATCGGGGCACTGCTTCCGTTCATGAAAGAAGAATACCAATTAAGTTATGTGCTCAGTGGTGCAGTAATTTCAGCTCACCAGGTAGGAAACTTTATTGCTCTGCTGGTTGCCGGTTACCTTCCGTATATCATAGGTCGTAAGCGAAGTACCATCACTTTATCACTTGGTATTGTCATCGGCTTTCTCTTGATCACTATAACAGGTAATCCATTGTTGCTACTCCTCGCATTCGCCTTTACTGGAATTGGGAGGGGAACAAATAGTAACATCACCAATGTAGTCATGAGTGAAATAAGTGAGAACAAGGGTGCTGGCTTGAATCTCTTGCATGCTTCTTTTGCGATAGGAGCCTTTCTCGCTCCATTTATTGTGATTCTATCCACTACACCCTTTGGAGTACACTGGAGGGTCAGTGCATGGTTCCTGGTCTTGGTAGAGCTTTTGGTGCTTATTTTTCTCAGTCGATCATCCCTCTCCGGGAAACCCAAGAGAAAGGAAGTTGGGCAACAGAGCCATGCATTCATGAAAAGTGGCCGTTTCTGGCTTAATACCTTTATATTGTTTTTCTATCTCTGCTCAGAAGCCTCTGTCATTGGTTGGTTGGTGACCTACTTTATTGACACGGGATGA